One genomic region from Lepisosteus oculatus isolate fLepOcu1 chromosome 20, fLepOcu1.hap2, whole genome shotgun sequence encodes:
- the siah1 gene encoding E3 ubiquitin-protein ligase Siah1 isoform X6 produces the protein MSLSSSWPGKGKSEHEEMSRQTATALPTGTSKCAPSQRVPALTGTTASNNDLASLFECPVCFDYVLPPILQCQSGHLVCSNCRPKLTCCPTCRGPLGSIRNLAMEKVANSVLFPCKYASSGCEITLPHTEKAEHEELCEFRPYSCPCPGASCKWQGSLDAVMPHLMHQHKSITTLQGEDIVFLATDINLPGAVDWVMMQSCFGFHFMLVLEKQEKYDGHQQFFAIVQLIGTRKQAENFAYRLELNGHRRRLTWEATPRSIHEGIATAIMNSDCLVFDTSIAQLFAENGNLGINVTISMC, from the exons ATGTCGCTGAGCTCGTCCTGGCCCGGGAAAGGTAAAAGCGAGCACGAAG AAATGAGTCGCCAGACCGCCACAGCGCTCCCCACAGGAACCTCAAAGTGCGCACCGTCCCAGCGAGTCCCAGCCCTGACCGGCACCACCGCCTCCAACAACGACCTGGCCAGTCTGTTTGAGTGCCCCGTCTGCTTCGACTATGTCCTGCCACCCATCCTGCAGTGCCAGAGCGGGCACCTGGTCTGCAGCAACTGCCGGCCCAAGCTCACCTGCTGCCCCACCTGTCGGGGCCCGCTGGGCTCCATCCGCAACCTGGCCATGGAGAAGGTGGCCAACTCGGTGCTGTTCCCCTGCAAGTACGCCTCCTCGGGCTGCGAGATCACGCTGCCGCACACGGAGAAGGCCGAGCACGAGGAGCTGTGCGAGTTCAGGCCGTACTCCTGCCCCTGCCCGGGGGCCTCCTGCAAGTGGCAGGGCTCTTTGGACGCGGTGATGCCCCACCTGATGCATCAACACAAGTCCATCACCACCCTGCAGGGCGAGGACATCGTCTTCCTGGCCACGGACATCAACCTGCCGGGGGCGGTGGACTGGGTCATGATGCAGTCTTGTTTCGGCTTCCACTTCATGCTGGTGCTGGAGAAGCAGGAGAAGTACGACGGGCACCAGCAGTTCTTCGCCATCGTGCAGCTCATCGGCACGCGCAAGCAGGCCGAGAACTTCGCCTACCGCCTGGAGCTCAACGGCCACCGGCGGAGGCTGACCTGGGAGGCCACGCCCCGCTCCATCCACGAGGGCATCGCCACGGCGATCATGAACAGTGACTGCCTCGTGTTCGACACCTCCATCGCGCAGCTGTTCGCCGAGAACGGCAACCTGGGCATCAACGTCACCATCTCCATGTGCTGA
- the siah1 gene encoding E3 ubiquitin-protein ligase Siah1 isoform X3, with protein MSLSSSWPGKGKSEHEEVPKFQEKKKALIGNHMDEEMSRQTATALPTGTSKCAPSQRVPALTGTTASNNDLASLFECPVCFDYVLPPILQCQSGHLVCSNCRPKLTCCPTCRGPLGSIRNLAMEKVANSVLFPCKYASSGCEITLPHTEKAEHEELCEFRPYSCPCPGASCKWQGSLDAVMPHLMHQHKSITTLQGEDIVFLATDINLPGAVDWVMMQSCFGFHFMLVLEKQEKYDGHQQFFAIVQLIGTRKQAENFAYRLELNGHRRRLTWEATPRSIHEGIATAIMNSDCLVFDTSIAQLFAENGNLGINVTISMC; from the exons ATGTCGCTGAGCTCGTCCTGGCCCGGGAAAGGTAAAAGCGAGCACGAAG AGGTCCCAAAATTTCAAGAGAAGAAGAAAGCCTTAATTGGAAATCATATGGACGAAG AAATGAGTCGCCAGACCGCCACAGCGCTCCCCACAGGAACCTCAAAGTGCGCACCGTCCCAGCGAGTCCCAGCCCTGACCGGCACCACCGCCTCCAACAACGACCTGGCCAGTCTGTTTGAGTGCCCCGTCTGCTTCGACTATGTCCTGCCACCCATCCTGCAGTGCCAGAGCGGGCACCTGGTCTGCAGCAACTGCCGGCCCAAGCTCACCTGCTGCCCCACCTGTCGGGGCCCGCTGGGCTCCATCCGCAACCTGGCCATGGAGAAGGTGGCCAACTCGGTGCTGTTCCCCTGCAAGTACGCCTCCTCGGGCTGCGAGATCACGCTGCCGCACACGGAGAAGGCCGAGCACGAGGAGCTGTGCGAGTTCAGGCCGTACTCCTGCCCCTGCCCGGGGGCCTCCTGCAAGTGGCAGGGCTCTTTGGACGCGGTGATGCCCCACCTGATGCATCAACACAAGTCCATCACCACCCTGCAGGGCGAGGACATCGTCTTCCTGGCCACGGACATCAACCTGCCGGGGGCGGTGGACTGGGTCATGATGCAGTCTTGTTTCGGCTTCCACTTCATGCTGGTGCTGGAGAAGCAGGAGAAGTACGACGGGCACCAGCAGTTCTTCGCCATCGTGCAGCTCATCGGCACGCGCAAGCAGGCCGAGAACTTCGCCTACCGCCTGGAGCTCAACGGCCACCGGCGGAGGCTGACCTGGGAGGCCACGCCCCGCTCCATCCACGAGGGCATCGCCACGGCGATCATGAACAGTGACTGCCTCGTGTTCGACACCTCCATCGCGCAGCTGTTCGCCGAGAACGGCAACCTGGGCATCAACGTCACCATCTCCATGTGCTGA
- the siah1 gene encoding E3 ubiquitin-protein ligase Siah1 isoform X4, translated as MTSKTPVHFLHSWKGVLELFTCISGHKVVKTKEMSRQTATALPTGTSKCAPSQRVPALTGTTASNNDLASLFECPVCFDYVLPPILQCQSGHLVCSNCRPKLTCCPTCRGPLGSIRNLAMEKVANSVLFPCKYASSGCEITLPHTEKAEHEELCEFRPYSCPCPGASCKWQGSLDAVMPHLMHQHKSITTLQGEDIVFLATDINLPGAVDWVMMQSCFGFHFMLVLEKQEKYDGHQQFFAIVQLIGTRKQAENFAYRLELNGHRRRLTWEATPRSIHEGIATAIMNSDCLVFDTSIAQLFAENGNLGINVTISMC; from the exons ATGACGAGTAAAACTCCAGTGCACTTTCTGCACTCATGGAAGGGAGTGCTTGAACTTTTCACATGCATATCCGGACACAAAGTTGTCAAGACTAAAG AAATGAGTCGCCAGACCGCCACAGCGCTCCCCACAGGAACCTCAAAGTGCGCACCGTCCCAGCGAGTCCCAGCCCTGACCGGCACCACCGCCTCCAACAACGACCTGGCCAGTCTGTTTGAGTGCCCCGTCTGCTTCGACTATGTCCTGCCACCCATCCTGCAGTGCCAGAGCGGGCACCTGGTCTGCAGCAACTGCCGGCCCAAGCTCACCTGCTGCCCCACCTGTCGGGGCCCGCTGGGCTCCATCCGCAACCTGGCCATGGAGAAGGTGGCCAACTCGGTGCTGTTCCCCTGCAAGTACGCCTCCTCGGGCTGCGAGATCACGCTGCCGCACACGGAGAAGGCCGAGCACGAGGAGCTGTGCGAGTTCAGGCCGTACTCCTGCCCCTGCCCGGGGGCCTCCTGCAAGTGGCAGGGCTCTTTGGACGCGGTGATGCCCCACCTGATGCATCAACACAAGTCCATCACCACCCTGCAGGGCGAGGACATCGTCTTCCTGGCCACGGACATCAACCTGCCGGGGGCGGTGGACTGGGTCATGATGCAGTCTTGTTTCGGCTTCCACTTCATGCTGGTGCTGGAGAAGCAGGAGAAGTACGACGGGCACCAGCAGTTCTTCGCCATCGTGCAGCTCATCGGCACGCGCAAGCAGGCCGAGAACTTCGCCTACCGCCTGGAGCTCAACGGCCACCGGCGGAGGCTGACCTGGGAGGCCACGCCCCGCTCCATCCACGAGGGCATCGCCACGGCGATCATGAACAGTGACTGCCTCGTGTTCGACACCTCCATCGCGCAGCTGTTCGCCGAGAACGGCAACCTGGGCATCAACGTCACCATCTCCATGTGCTGA
- the siah1 gene encoding E3 ubiquitin-protein ligase Siah1 isoform X9, with protein MSRQTATALPTGTSKCAPSQRVPALTGTTASNNDLASLFECPVCFDYVLPPILQCQSGHLVCSNCRPKLTCCPTCRGPLGSIRNLAMEKVANSVLFPCKYASSGCEITLPHTEKAEHEELCEFRPYSCPCPGASCKWQGSLDAVMPHLMHQHKSITTLQGEDIVFLATDINLPGAVDWVMMQSCFGFHFMLVLEKQEKYDGHQQFFAIVQLIGTRKQAENFAYRLELNGHRRRLTWEATPRSIHEGIATAIMNSDCLVFDTSIAQLFAENGNLGINVTISMC; from the coding sequence ATGAGTCGCCAGACCGCCACAGCGCTCCCCACAGGAACCTCAAAGTGCGCACCGTCCCAGCGAGTCCCAGCCCTGACCGGCACCACCGCCTCCAACAACGACCTGGCCAGTCTGTTTGAGTGCCCCGTCTGCTTCGACTATGTCCTGCCACCCATCCTGCAGTGCCAGAGCGGGCACCTGGTCTGCAGCAACTGCCGGCCCAAGCTCACCTGCTGCCCCACCTGTCGGGGCCCGCTGGGCTCCATCCGCAACCTGGCCATGGAGAAGGTGGCCAACTCGGTGCTGTTCCCCTGCAAGTACGCCTCCTCGGGCTGCGAGATCACGCTGCCGCACACGGAGAAGGCCGAGCACGAGGAGCTGTGCGAGTTCAGGCCGTACTCCTGCCCCTGCCCGGGGGCCTCCTGCAAGTGGCAGGGCTCTTTGGACGCGGTGATGCCCCACCTGATGCATCAACACAAGTCCATCACCACCCTGCAGGGCGAGGACATCGTCTTCCTGGCCACGGACATCAACCTGCCGGGGGCGGTGGACTGGGTCATGATGCAGTCTTGTTTCGGCTTCCACTTCATGCTGGTGCTGGAGAAGCAGGAGAAGTACGACGGGCACCAGCAGTTCTTCGCCATCGTGCAGCTCATCGGCACGCGCAAGCAGGCCGAGAACTTCGCCTACCGCCTGGAGCTCAACGGCCACCGGCGGAGGCTGACCTGGGAGGCCACGCCCCGCTCCATCCACGAGGGCATCGCCACGGCGATCATGAACAGTGACTGCCTCGTGTTCGACACCTCCATCGCGCAGCTGTTCGCCGAGAACGGCAACCTGGGCATCAACGTCACCATCTCCATGTGCTGA
- the siah1 gene encoding E3 ubiquitin-protein ligase Siah1 isoform X1, with protein sequence MTSKTPVHFLHSWKGVLELFTCISGHKVVKTKEVPKFQEKKKALIGNHMDEEMSRQTATALPTGTSKCAPSQRVPALTGTTASNNDLASLFECPVCFDYVLPPILQCQSGHLVCSNCRPKLTCCPTCRGPLGSIRNLAMEKVANSVLFPCKYASSGCEITLPHTEKAEHEELCEFRPYSCPCPGASCKWQGSLDAVMPHLMHQHKSITTLQGEDIVFLATDINLPGAVDWVMMQSCFGFHFMLVLEKQEKYDGHQQFFAIVQLIGTRKQAENFAYRLELNGHRRRLTWEATPRSIHEGIATAIMNSDCLVFDTSIAQLFAENGNLGINVTISMC encoded by the exons ATGACGAGTAAAACTCCAGTGCACTTTCTGCACTCATGGAAGGGAGTGCTTGAACTTTTCACATGCATATCCGGACACAAAGTTGTCAAGACTAAAG AGGTCCCAAAATTTCAAGAGAAGAAGAAAGCCTTAATTGGAAATCATATGGACGAAG AAATGAGTCGCCAGACCGCCACAGCGCTCCCCACAGGAACCTCAAAGTGCGCACCGTCCCAGCGAGTCCCAGCCCTGACCGGCACCACCGCCTCCAACAACGACCTGGCCAGTCTGTTTGAGTGCCCCGTCTGCTTCGACTATGTCCTGCCACCCATCCTGCAGTGCCAGAGCGGGCACCTGGTCTGCAGCAACTGCCGGCCCAAGCTCACCTGCTGCCCCACCTGTCGGGGCCCGCTGGGCTCCATCCGCAACCTGGCCATGGAGAAGGTGGCCAACTCGGTGCTGTTCCCCTGCAAGTACGCCTCCTCGGGCTGCGAGATCACGCTGCCGCACACGGAGAAGGCCGAGCACGAGGAGCTGTGCGAGTTCAGGCCGTACTCCTGCCCCTGCCCGGGGGCCTCCTGCAAGTGGCAGGGCTCTTTGGACGCGGTGATGCCCCACCTGATGCATCAACACAAGTCCATCACCACCCTGCAGGGCGAGGACATCGTCTTCCTGGCCACGGACATCAACCTGCCGGGGGCGGTGGACTGGGTCATGATGCAGTCTTGTTTCGGCTTCCACTTCATGCTGGTGCTGGAGAAGCAGGAGAAGTACGACGGGCACCAGCAGTTCTTCGCCATCGTGCAGCTCATCGGCACGCGCAAGCAGGCCGAGAACTTCGCCTACCGCCTGGAGCTCAACGGCCACCGGCGGAGGCTGACCTGGGAGGCCACGCCCCGCTCCATCCACGAGGGCATCGCCACGGCGATCATGAACAGTGACTGCCTCGTGTTCGACACCTCCATCGCGCAGCTGTTCGCCGAGAACGGCAACCTGGGCATCAACGTCACCATCTCCATGTGCTGA
- the siah1 gene encoding E3 ubiquitin-protein ligase Siah1 isoform X7, giving the protein MNKKMSRQTATALPTGTSKCAPSQRVPALTGTTASNNDLASLFECPVCFDYVLPPILQCQSGHLVCSNCRPKLTCCPTCRGPLGSIRNLAMEKVANSVLFPCKYASSGCEITLPHTEKAEHEELCEFRPYSCPCPGASCKWQGSLDAVMPHLMHQHKSITTLQGEDIVFLATDINLPGAVDWVMMQSCFGFHFMLVLEKQEKYDGHQQFFAIVQLIGTRKQAENFAYRLELNGHRRRLTWEATPRSIHEGIATAIMNSDCLVFDTSIAQLFAENGNLGINVTISMC; this is encoded by the exons ATGAACAAAA AAATGAGTCGCCAGACCGCCACAGCGCTCCCCACAGGAACCTCAAAGTGCGCACCGTCCCAGCGAGTCCCAGCCCTGACCGGCACCACCGCCTCCAACAACGACCTGGCCAGTCTGTTTGAGTGCCCCGTCTGCTTCGACTATGTCCTGCCACCCATCCTGCAGTGCCAGAGCGGGCACCTGGTCTGCAGCAACTGCCGGCCCAAGCTCACCTGCTGCCCCACCTGTCGGGGCCCGCTGGGCTCCATCCGCAACCTGGCCATGGAGAAGGTGGCCAACTCGGTGCTGTTCCCCTGCAAGTACGCCTCCTCGGGCTGCGAGATCACGCTGCCGCACACGGAGAAGGCCGAGCACGAGGAGCTGTGCGAGTTCAGGCCGTACTCCTGCCCCTGCCCGGGGGCCTCCTGCAAGTGGCAGGGCTCTTTGGACGCGGTGATGCCCCACCTGATGCATCAACACAAGTCCATCACCACCCTGCAGGGCGAGGACATCGTCTTCCTGGCCACGGACATCAACCTGCCGGGGGCGGTGGACTGGGTCATGATGCAGTCTTGTTTCGGCTTCCACTTCATGCTGGTGCTGGAGAAGCAGGAGAAGTACGACGGGCACCAGCAGTTCTTCGCCATCGTGCAGCTCATCGGCACGCGCAAGCAGGCCGAGAACTTCGCCTACCGCCTGGAGCTCAACGGCCACCGGCGGAGGCTGACCTGGGAGGCCACGCCCCGCTCCATCCACGAGGGCATCGCCACGGCGATCATGAACAGTGACTGCCTCGTGTTCGACACCTCCATCGCGCAGCTGTTCGCCGAGAACGGCAACCTGGGCATCAACGTCACCATCTCCATGTGCTGA
- the siah1 gene encoding E3 ubiquitin-protein ligase Siah1 isoform X5 — protein sequence MSHEVPKFQEKKKALIGNHMDEEMSRQTATALPTGTSKCAPSQRVPALTGTTASNNDLASLFECPVCFDYVLPPILQCQSGHLVCSNCRPKLTCCPTCRGPLGSIRNLAMEKVANSVLFPCKYASSGCEITLPHTEKAEHEELCEFRPYSCPCPGASCKWQGSLDAVMPHLMHQHKSITTLQGEDIVFLATDINLPGAVDWVMMQSCFGFHFMLVLEKQEKYDGHQQFFAIVQLIGTRKQAENFAYRLELNGHRRRLTWEATPRSIHEGIATAIMNSDCLVFDTSIAQLFAENGNLGINVTISMC from the exons ATGTCTCACG AGGTCCCAAAATTTCAAGAGAAGAAGAAAGCCTTAATTGGAAATCATATGGACGAAG AAATGAGTCGCCAGACCGCCACAGCGCTCCCCACAGGAACCTCAAAGTGCGCACCGTCCCAGCGAGTCCCAGCCCTGACCGGCACCACCGCCTCCAACAACGACCTGGCCAGTCTGTTTGAGTGCCCCGTCTGCTTCGACTATGTCCTGCCACCCATCCTGCAGTGCCAGAGCGGGCACCTGGTCTGCAGCAACTGCCGGCCCAAGCTCACCTGCTGCCCCACCTGTCGGGGCCCGCTGGGCTCCATCCGCAACCTGGCCATGGAGAAGGTGGCCAACTCGGTGCTGTTCCCCTGCAAGTACGCCTCCTCGGGCTGCGAGATCACGCTGCCGCACACGGAGAAGGCCGAGCACGAGGAGCTGTGCGAGTTCAGGCCGTACTCCTGCCCCTGCCCGGGGGCCTCCTGCAAGTGGCAGGGCTCTTTGGACGCGGTGATGCCCCACCTGATGCATCAACACAAGTCCATCACCACCCTGCAGGGCGAGGACATCGTCTTCCTGGCCACGGACATCAACCTGCCGGGGGCGGTGGACTGGGTCATGATGCAGTCTTGTTTCGGCTTCCACTTCATGCTGGTGCTGGAGAAGCAGGAGAAGTACGACGGGCACCAGCAGTTCTTCGCCATCGTGCAGCTCATCGGCACGCGCAAGCAGGCCGAGAACTTCGCCTACCGCCTGGAGCTCAACGGCCACCGGCGGAGGCTGACCTGGGAGGCCACGCCCCGCTCCATCCACGAGGGCATCGCCACGGCGATCATGAACAGTGACTGCCTCGTGTTCGACACCTCCATCGCGCAGCTGTTCGCCGAGAACGGCAACCTGGGCATCAACGTCACCATCTCCATGTGCTGA
- the siah1 gene encoding E3 ubiquitin-protein ligase Siah1 isoform X8, translating into MDEEMSRQTATALPTGTSKCAPSQRVPALTGTTASNNDLASLFECPVCFDYVLPPILQCQSGHLVCSNCRPKLTCCPTCRGPLGSIRNLAMEKVANSVLFPCKYASSGCEITLPHTEKAEHEELCEFRPYSCPCPGASCKWQGSLDAVMPHLMHQHKSITTLQGEDIVFLATDINLPGAVDWVMMQSCFGFHFMLVLEKQEKYDGHQQFFAIVQLIGTRKQAENFAYRLELNGHRRRLTWEATPRSIHEGIATAIMNSDCLVFDTSIAQLFAENGNLGINVTISMC; encoded by the exons ATGGACGAAG AAATGAGTCGCCAGACCGCCACAGCGCTCCCCACAGGAACCTCAAAGTGCGCACCGTCCCAGCGAGTCCCAGCCCTGACCGGCACCACCGCCTCCAACAACGACCTGGCCAGTCTGTTTGAGTGCCCCGTCTGCTTCGACTATGTCCTGCCACCCATCCTGCAGTGCCAGAGCGGGCACCTGGTCTGCAGCAACTGCCGGCCCAAGCTCACCTGCTGCCCCACCTGTCGGGGCCCGCTGGGCTCCATCCGCAACCTGGCCATGGAGAAGGTGGCCAACTCGGTGCTGTTCCCCTGCAAGTACGCCTCCTCGGGCTGCGAGATCACGCTGCCGCACACGGAGAAGGCCGAGCACGAGGAGCTGTGCGAGTTCAGGCCGTACTCCTGCCCCTGCCCGGGGGCCTCCTGCAAGTGGCAGGGCTCTTTGGACGCGGTGATGCCCCACCTGATGCATCAACACAAGTCCATCACCACCCTGCAGGGCGAGGACATCGTCTTCCTGGCCACGGACATCAACCTGCCGGGGGCGGTGGACTGGGTCATGATGCAGTCTTGTTTCGGCTTCCACTTCATGCTGGTGCTGGAGAAGCAGGAGAAGTACGACGGGCACCAGCAGTTCTTCGCCATCGTGCAGCTCATCGGCACGCGCAAGCAGGCCGAGAACTTCGCCTACCGCCTGGAGCTCAACGGCCACCGGCGGAGGCTGACCTGGGAGGCCACGCCCCGCTCCATCCACGAGGGCATCGCCACGGCGATCATGAACAGTGACTGCCTCGTGTTCGACACCTCCATCGCGCAGCTGTTCGCCGAGAACGGCAACCTGGGCATCAACGTCACCATCTCCATGTGCTGA
- the siah1 gene encoding E3 ubiquitin-protein ligase Siah1 isoform X2, with the protein MLTPRRDVIQCGRMPGAPTCAFPQLHPKHEVPKFQEKKKALIGNHMDEEMSRQTATALPTGTSKCAPSQRVPALTGTTASNNDLASLFECPVCFDYVLPPILQCQSGHLVCSNCRPKLTCCPTCRGPLGSIRNLAMEKVANSVLFPCKYASSGCEITLPHTEKAEHEELCEFRPYSCPCPGASCKWQGSLDAVMPHLMHQHKSITTLQGEDIVFLATDINLPGAVDWVMMQSCFGFHFMLVLEKQEKYDGHQQFFAIVQLIGTRKQAENFAYRLELNGHRRRLTWEATPRSIHEGIATAIMNSDCLVFDTSIAQLFAENGNLGINVTISMC; encoded by the exons ATGTTGACTCCCCGGCGCGATGTCATACAGTGCGGTAGAATGCCAGGAGCTCCTACGTGTGCTTTCCCCCAGCTGCATCCAAAACATG AGGTCCCAAAATTTCAAGAGAAGAAGAAAGCCTTAATTGGAAATCATATGGACGAAG AAATGAGTCGCCAGACCGCCACAGCGCTCCCCACAGGAACCTCAAAGTGCGCACCGTCCCAGCGAGTCCCAGCCCTGACCGGCACCACCGCCTCCAACAACGACCTGGCCAGTCTGTTTGAGTGCCCCGTCTGCTTCGACTATGTCCTGCCACCCATCCTGCAGTGCCAGAGCGGGCACCTGGTCTGCAGCAACTGCCGGCCCAAGCTCACCTGCTGCCCCACCTGTCGGGGCCCGCTGGGCTCCATCCGCAACCTGGCCATGGAGAAGGTGGCCAACTCGGTGCTGTTCCCCTGCAAGTACGCCTCCTCGGGCTGCGAGATCACGCTGCCGCACACGGAGAAGGCCGAGCACGAGGAGCTGTGCGAGTTCAGGCCGTACTCCTGCCCCTGCCCGGGGGCCTCCTGCAAGTGGCAGGGCTCTTTGGACGCGGTGATGCCCCACCTGATGCATCAACACAAGTCCATCACCACCCTGCAGGGCGAGGACATCGTCTTCCTGGCCACGGACATCAACCTGCCGGGGGCGGTGGACTGGGTCATGATGCAGTCTTGTTTCGGCTTCCACTTCATGCTGGTGCTGGAGAAGCAGGAGAAGTACGACGGGCACCAGCAGTTCTTCGCCATCGTGCAGCTCATCGGCACGCGCAAGCAGGCCGAGAACTTCGCCTACCGCCTGGAGCTCAACGGCCACCGGCGGAGGCTGACCTGGGAGGCCACGCCCCGCTCCATCCACGAGGGCATCGCCACGGCGATCATGAACAGTGACTGCCTCGTGTTCGACACCTCCATCGCGCAGCTGTTCGCCGAGAACGGCAACCTGGGCATCAACGTCACCATCTCCATGTGCTGA